TCGTATTTTGCTCTCTGAATTGTTGCATAAAAAATCCCATTCCTAAACTCTTCATTTGatcaataaattgattttgtaCAGGCAAGCATCACAATAGGCGGTTGGTTTACacatttttcttgtatttattCAATGAACCagacaaattttaatttgtctcCACTTAGTGTGAGTCAAATTCAATTGcaaggaaattaatttttgctcgTCCTGTAAAAGGAGATCTGTAGCTGAGAATACCTTGGATAATGTAGGGTTTGTGAATTTCAACAGATTTAAAGGGCCACATTAATTGAGCTTCTTTGTCGAAAATCTCTGTTCAGTAATCCACCGTCTTCCACTCGGGGATGAAAATGACTCCACTGACTTTTGAcatcttcagttttcttattGTTCTGATTACTTCTCTAATTGGTGGGCAGATCCAAGCCACTTCATCTTCCCACGAGTGCGAAAACGCATCGATGCCAAAAGTGTTCGTGCAGTTAAAATTTGAGAAAAACTTCTGGCACTTTGTGTTGCGGTCAGACGTGAATAAATCGATAGTGAAACTGTATCTTCTGTTGATTCTTTGGTAGGTTTCGTGATTCACCTGTCAATCGTCTGTATCGGTCATCTTCGATCCGTCGTCTGCCATCTTAATGCGTGGATCATCACGTAACAAGTGGATTGGGATTATTCTAATGTTCAGTTTTTTGCATAGGGTCATTATGCCGAACACCTCCTTTTGAATAGGGCCTTTACTAAACCCTTTGGTGAGAAAAGTGGTCATGTTTTGACTGTCAGTGAGCCAATAAACATTTGTGGCTTGGGAATTAGTCGCGTTTGTGCTCTCGTAATATTTCAAGGTCTTCGTTACAGCAATAAGTTCCCTGTGGCCTGATGAAAGTCGTCTTTCTTCCTCGTTCAATGTCCCTCGCAAATAGAGGTGGTCACCTTTTATTGAATACGCACAAGTCGCGTATCCTGACGCGTCGCTGGCccaaattttttcattatcGGTGCGTGCGTGATTAGCCACAAATCCTTTCTGGATGAAATTATCTGGTGGCCCGATTATTGACAACACAGAAATCTCCGTGGCTGCTGATCGGATTGGTGAATTGTTGAAACTGGAACAGTTTTCGGCGAAGAAAGTGAGTCCGTCAATGGATTCCTTGTCCATTGTTAACTGTGTGTGCCATCCTCGGTCGCACACAGCTTCATCCAATCTTAAATATGCGGCTCTTACTGCCATGATGACGACTGGTCCCAATGCTGGTTCTGTAGCTACAATTTTCCCTAACGTTTTGGCCAATTCCTTGGCTGGTAGCTTGTTTGATCCAAGAGAAATTGCCTCCCATACTTGTTTGAGGATCTGTTGCTTTTTGACATCCGTTAGGCGTACAGTCATATTGATTGTGTCGATAAGGAATCCTAAGTATTCTTTTAATTGACTTGCGTCTCCCTCTTTGtctgattttttgatttctagAATCCATCCAGCTTTCCGTAGAGCCTCATAAACTGCAATACGATTTCCTctgcttgaattttttatgctACCGTGATTCTCCCATCATCCAGGTATATGGAATGTCTGATGCCTCTTCCATGTATGTAAGCATTGACTggcttgaaaatttttgttataCAATGAACGGCCGACGATAAGCCAAAAGGGAGGTATAAGAAAACGAAGTACTGTAAGTCTCCTTCCGGCTTTGTTACCACTGCTCCGAGGTACTTGGTTTGTGTAGGATGAATTTTAATGTGGTGGTAAGCGGATTTTAGGTCGTTAGTCACTTGGTAATCTTTCTCTCGTGTCAACTCCAAGGCTCTTTGAAAATGACTGAGAGTGACCTTCTGCTCCTTTATGCATTTGTTTATGCATCGCTATCCGTCCAAACaaagtcttttctttattgagACGTCTCTTCCGGTCTTGTATGAGACAGTGAGTGGTGACACACAATGTGGTTTTTCATTGGTATACTTGACTACTCCAGAATTCTTCAATTCAAGAACGGTTTCGTACGTGAAAGTCATTTCGCGAATGGCCGATGCATTATTGGGTACTTCATACTTTGGGGGGAACTCTTTGAAAGGAATAACGTAGCCTTCTTTCAGTGTCAGCATCACCCACTCATTTGCATTTAGCTCCTTCTTCCAGAATTCTCTGACCTCTTCTGAGTGGATAGATCCTGGTGAAAACTGAGCTTGGGCATGCTGTGTCTCTTTATGTTCAATGTCAATTTGCTCTACAGGAGCTTCTTTCTGTTGGGTCAATGTGTTAGTGTTTCTAGTATCATCATCATTAAATTCCGTACAATTCCTGAAAAATACagatttttccttatttaatgATATGAAAGGTCTCAATATGTTGCTGAATATCACAAGTTTATTCTTATCCCTGTCGTACAACACAATGTTTATGTCGATTTATCAACAATATTTACTTTGTGCAATTCTTGAAGAAATGCTCAGTTGATCCACACTTGTGACATTTGTGGTCGGGTCCTGGCTGTTTTCTGCCTCTAGTACCTCCTCCACGACCTCGTGATCCATATCCACCGCGCCCAAAATGTTGTTGGCTATTGAAGTCTGGTGAATTTGAGCCGTGACCTTCGTAGTATGATCCTCGGAATCGCTTCGGTTGACTGCGAAacatttgtttgtctttcGGTTCGCGTTTGATTCGGTCAGCTCTCTTTTCTTGTTCCCCCAAGACCTTGGCAAGATCTGGATCCAGGAATTCACCAGCTTTTCTCCTGGCAAATTTGTCTGCCGTTTCCTGGTCGTATTTTCGCCACACCTGGGGCATCATTAACATAAATAGTTCAATGGGCTGTTCAAACTTCAATACTTTGTCAATGGAATAACACTGACCTGTAATACAAACAAACGGTCTCGCATCGATTCATCAGCTTTACGTAGCTCTCCCAATACAACGGTGGCTTCAGCTTTTTCCGTATCCTTCgttaatttggccgtcaattTAATCAGTGCGATTATTCCATCCTGGACCGGCATCAAACTTTTTTGTAAAGCTTCCAATTGCtggaataaacaaaacaagaatgaTAACAATCAATAGACTTTTTAATTATCTCTATCGTttgaattgtgtgtgtgtcaataaATCGTTAACTCATATCTAATACATGTAGTTATATTTTAATGAACGCATGTCTTATACCATTGAACTGTATTTAGTTCCTGTCTGGTTGCATGTTGTTGTGTCTACTCATGACTTGGTACATGCATTTTTAATGAACTCATGACTGGATACATGCAGTTTTAATAACTCATGACTGGATACATGTAGTTTTTATTCAACTCATGGCTGGATACATGCAGCTTTGGTAactcatgactggttacatgtagtttttgaatttaatcATGACTGGATACatgcagttttttttaaataactaagCTCATGACTGGATACATGCAGCTGTAATGACTAAGCTCATGACTGGATACATGCAGCTGTGAATGGCTGAGCTCATGACTGGGTACATGCAGCTATGCCTTTCTCAATTGTGTTGGTATCAAACCATTACAATACGAATCTCAAATTTTTGGCAACAGGCCCTTTATGGCTTGTTAAAGCACCGTCGGAAAGATACACTTCCTCTACCTAGgttttaaa
The sequence above is drawn from the Daphnia pulicaria isolate SC F1-1A chromosome 1, SC_F0-13Bv2, whole genome shotgun sequence genome and encodes:
- the LOC124324319 gene encoding uncharacterized protein LOC124324319; this encodes MPVQDGIIALIKLTAKLTKDTEKAEATVVLGELRKADESMRDRLFVLQVWRKYDQETADKFARRKAGEFLDPDLAKVLGEQEKRADRIKREPKDKQMFRSQPKRFRGSYYEGHGSNSPDFNSQQHFGRGGYGSRGRGGGTRGRKQPGPDHKCHKCGSTEHFFKNCTKNCTEFNDDDTRNTNTLTQQKEAPVEQIDIEHKETQHAQAQFSPGSIHSEEVREFWKKELNANEWVMLTLKEGYVIPFKEFPPKYEVPNNASAIREMTFTYETVLELKNSGVVKYTNEKPHCVSPLTVSYKTGRDVSIKKRLCLDG